A region from the uncultured Draconibacterium sp. genome encodes:
- a CDS encoding Ig-like domain-containing protein, with amino-acid sequence MKNLITFLFLALTLSVNAQSNLIPDGSFEEGVIDGDNSAYYKLNWETVWRIWPHMRFDYESENVNSGERALKLSYEVYTGSAENYQPTFRCEAFPPLEDASYRFSFYYKTDTDRSGETFDLRFSEGTQLSGNQNFANFSVPIEAAAKDGFVELAIEFQTGKEMAGFLPFIEVPWLDESAWFYIDDVSLVKVVDTPEAWGPTPENNAIGITTTTTLNWQSGKGAIAHNLYFGTSENELELLGDSLSSNFYDLNNLENESQYFWRVDEIDSVGVVATGEVWNFTTRTYYEEYMYKVKNERMESDSLITWKQFGPGNSGFVNFLRYHPTLPDVCITSPDMGNTYQTNDNGKSWYTIKDIDGDGSFYRLYDAFYSTKTAAFGIAIESSRLWTTSDTGRHWQNIKHCPWYDNDAEGNDTRSWYRKVSAVAIDPANDDTWYVGAGNFCRGQQQLWGSTKDANAENPRGVDSNNMGRIWKTSDAGETWTELTSGIDTKAQFSRIIVHPENSNMVFAGSNYGLYKSVDGGQNWTNIGEGKLDNNTIINMDYYYNAGTGKFVLYVADQVRYYPNGSSTRCDGGIFKSENNGNTWQNINGNIYLDINRLTGGVPYNYYLYIARWFGITVAEAQQQYPVKPVKALQYFNSINVDPSQENTLYLGFYDAQVQQSIIPGRLWKTTDGGQSWINMARDYATVWEADQSYWQERNNPVSDNVVTGHKPTNQQWGVNYPLRSLRYAAVNSRGDVMILYAHNTLLSTDGGATFKQVDETYTGNGNIMGTGNSNLPGQCLWQDKRLGEGVLYCGSGEHNLWRTTNDGSNGNQAAKFIEGTQESVFAVTTHPWDENTVYTTSMRQKDLDRIFKSTDGGENWVDWGKATEAEEWMRTNHLRIDPVNPDNMYFAVTEVAGSGGGSGTDGPDKDKEGGFHKSSNAGLSFAPSNAGMPAKVWVRDIEFDPRDDTRASLFVAAPWSQETGTHGGLFHSTNRGQSWTEIPVADNLEGINNVCFDHTGRLYVTAGRRAANGDNGGVFYSDDYGITWTQIFEAPFMDNFDVSPFDHNLLVLSQGTLAKNPGIFVSRDRGLTWSKNNRTMGQPNVITQVEFDLHDETTLWLSVMGSGFYRGDFPQGTISRKIRVSPGTAKIKVAATLQLELTLNETAGNVIYKSANESIATVTQDGLVTGQKEGAVKIWVTSDDGRYSDFVYLVVNNITSTTQFEKNEIKVFPNPAIDKLYFSGNTDDFHFQLFSSTGMLLKDIRTNQSQSVDVSDLSGGLYVFKIVQNNRISSGKIIKK; translated from the coding sequence ATGAAGAATTTAATTACATTTTTATTTTTAGCCCTCACGTTAAGCGTTAACGCACAATCAAATCTAATTCCCGATGGAAGTTTTGAAGAAGGCGTAATTGATGGAGATAACAGCGCTTATTACAAATTAAACTGGGAAACCGTTTGGCGCATTTGGCCACATATGCGTTTTGATTACGAAAGCGAAAATGTAAATAGCGGCGAGCGGGCTTTAAAACTTTCGTATGAAGTGTATACCGGCTCGGCAGAAAATTACCAACCCACTTTTCGTTGCGAAGCCTTTCCTCCGCTTGAAGATGCCAGCTATCGTTTTTCGTTTTATTATAAAACCGATACCGATCGCTCGGGCGAAACCTTCGATTTGCGTTTTAGCGAAGGCACACAGCTAAGTGGTAATCAGAATTTTGCCAATTTTTCGGTGCCCATCGAGGCAGCAGCAAAAGATGGATTTGTGGAGCTTGCCATTGAGTTTCAGACCGGTAAAGAAATGGCCGGCTTCTTACCCTTTATTGAGGTACCCTGGCTTGATGAAAGCGCCTGGTTTTATATCGACGATGTAAGCCTGGTAAAAGTGGTTGATACCCCGGAAGCATGGGGCCCAACACCCGAAAACAATGCAATAGGAATAACCACCACCACAACGCTGAACTGGCAAAGTGGTAAAGGCGCCATTGCACACAATCTTTATTTTGGTACTTCAGAAAACGAACTGGAATTGCTCGGTGATAGTTTAAGCTCCAACTTTTATGATCTGAACAATCTGGAAAATGAAAGCCAATATTTTTGGCGTGTTGATGAGATAGATTCGGTGGGTGTGGTGGCTACGGGCGAAGTATGGAATTTTACCACACGAACCTACTACGAGGAATACATGTACAAGGTAAAGAATGAGCGCATGGAATCGGATAGTTTGATTACCTGGAAGCAGTTTGGCCCGGGTAATTCAGGTTTTGTTAATTTCTTGCGTTACCATCCAACACTACCCGATGTGTGTATTACCTCGCCCGATATGGGAAATACCTATCAAACCAACGACAACGGAAAAAGCTGGTACACCATAAAAGACATTGATGGTGATGGCAGTTTTTACCGCTTATACGATGCTTTTTATTCAACAAAAACTGCTGCCTTTGGTATTGCCATTGAAAGTTCACGTTTGTGGACGACCAGCGACACCGGGCGCCACTGGCAAAACATTAAACACTGCCCCTGGTACGATAATGATGCCGAAGGTAACGACACCCGCTCGTGGTACCGGAAAGTGTCAGCAGTGGCCATCGACCCGGCTAACGATGATACATGGTATGTTGGGGCCGGAAACTTTTGCCGCGGGCAGCAACAGCTTTGGGGATCAACAAAAGATGCCAACGCCGAGAATCCACGGGGAGTGGATTCCAACAACATGGGGCGCATTTGGAAAACCAGCGATGCCGGGGAAACCTGGACCGAACTGACCAGCGGAATAGATACAAAAGCGCAATTCTCGCGAATTATCGTTCATCCCGAAAACAGCAATATGGTTTTTGCAGGTTCTAATTATGGCCTGTATAAATCGGTGGATGGCGGCCAAAACTGGACCAACATTGGTGAGGGAAAATTAGATAATAACACCATCATAAACATGGATTATTACTACAATGCAGGCACCGGAAAGTTTGTGTTGTATGTTGCCGACCAGGTGCGCTACTATCCTAATGGAAGCAGTACACGTTGCGACGGGGGTATTTTTAAATCAGAAAATAATGGTAATACATGGCAAAATATCAACGGGAATATTTACCTCGATATTAACCGTTTAACAGGTGGGGTGCCCTACAACTATTACCTGTATATTGCCCGTTGGTTTGGCATTACGGTTGCTGAAGCCCAACAGCAATACCCCGTTAAACCGGTAAAAGCATTGCAATATTTTAATTCGATTAACGTAGATCCAAGCCAGGAAAATACCTTATACCTTGGTTTTTACGATGCCCAGGTGCAGCAATCCATTATTCCGGGCCGACTTTGGAAAACCACAGATGGAGGCCAAAGCTGGATTAACATGGCCCGCGATTACGCAACAGTCTGGGAAGCTGACCAAAGTTACTGGCAAGAACGCAATAATCCGGTTAGCGATAATGTAGTAACCGGCCACAAGCCAACCAATCAGCAATGGGGAGTTAACTATCCTTTGCGCTCGTTAAGGTATGCAGCCGTTAATTCGCGCGGCGATGTAATGATTTTATATGCACACAACACGCTTTTAAGTACGGATGGAGGAGCCACTTTTAAACAGGTAGACGAAACCTATACCGGCAATGGAAATATTATGGGCACTGGCAACAGTAACCTGCCCGGGCAGTGTTTGTGGCAAGACAAACGTTTAGGTGAAGGAGTTTTGTACTGCGGCTCGGGCGAGCACAACCTTTGGCGAACAACCAACGATGGAAGCAATGGTAACCAAGCTGCCAAATTTATTGAAGGTACCCAGGAAAGTGTTTTTGCAGTAACCACGCATCCCTGGGATGAAAATACGGTTTATACCACTTCGATGCGCCAAAAGGATTTAGACAGGATTTTTAAATCGACTGATGGTGGCGAAAACTGGGTTGATTGGGGGAAAGCTACCGAAGCAGAAGAATGGATGCGTACCAATCATTTACGCATCGACCCGGTTAATCCGGATAACATGTATTTTGCCGTAACCGAAGTTGCCGGCTCGGGTGGCGGAAGCGGAACCGATGGCCCCGACAAAGACAAGGAAGGTGGTTTCCATAAATCAAGCAATGCCGGTTTGTCGTTCGCACCAAGTAATGCGGGTATGCCTGCCAAAGTTTGGGTACGCGATATTGAATTTGACCCGCGCGATGATACGCGTGCTTCACTTTTTGTAGCAGCACCATGGAGCCAGGAGACTGGAACCCATGGAGGTTTGTTCCATTCAACTAATCGCGGACAAAGCTGGACCGAAATACCTGTTGCCGATAACCTGGAGGGAATAAACAACGTTTGTTTCGACCACACCGGACGATTGTATGTAACAGCAGGACGGCGCGCTGCAAATGGCGATAACGGTGGCGTATTTTACAGCGATGACTATGGTATAACCTGGACACAAATATTTGAAGCGCCGTTTATGGATAACTTTGATGTGTCGCCCTTCGACCACAACCTGTTAGTTCTGTCTCAAGGCACATTGGCAAAGAATCCCGGCATTTTTGTGAGTCGCGACCGTGGCCTTACCTGGAGTAAAAACAACCGCACAATGGGGCAACCCAATGTAATTACCCAGGTTGAATTTGATTTACACGACGAAACTACGCTTTGGCTTTCGGTAATGGGTAGTGGTTTTTATCGTGGCGATTTCCCTCAGGGTACAATATCGCGTAAAATTCGGGTTAGCCCCGGAACGGCCAAAATAAAAGTGGCTGCTACTTTACAACTGGAGCTTACTTTAAACGAAACAGCGGGGAACGTTATCTACAAATCGGCCAATGAAAGCATTGCTACTGTTACACAAGATGGTTTGGTAACCGGCCAAAAAGAGGGTGCAGTAAAAATTTGGGTAACTTCGGATGATGGCCGCTATTCGGATTTTGTGTATTTGGTGGTGAACAACATTACAAGCACAACACAGTTTGAAAAAAATGAAATTAAAGTATTCCCGAATCCGGCAATTGATAAGCTTTATTTTAGTGGCAATACCGATGATTTTCATTTTCAGTTATTTTCATCAACCGGGATGCTGCTGAAAGATATCCGAACAAATCAATCGCAGTCGGTTGATGTATCAGATTTGTCGGGCGGACTGTATGTATTTAAAATTGTTCAGAATAATCGTATCAGTTCAGGGAAAATTATCAAAAAGTAA